A window of Marinitoga sp. 1197 contains these coding sequences:
- a CDS encoding cation:proton antiporter subunit C, with translation MRIYFIYAYIVLFLGLLGIIIKKDLIMKLFFLSIFQSGVLLFFIFLGYDENIPIIMSNIILKNADPLIHSFLLTVIVIGFATISLSLVYIMILAENFKTHNVDIIEEELEK, from the coding sequence ATGAGGATATATTTTATATATGCTTATATAGTTTTGTTTTTGGGACTATTAGGTATAATTATAAAAAAGGATTTAATAATGAAATTATTTTTTTTGAGTATATTTCAATCAGGAGTTTTATTATTCTTTATTTTTCTGGGATATGATGAAAATATTCCTATTATAATGTCTAATATTATACTTAAAAATGCTGATCCATTGATACACTCATTTTTGTTAACTGTAATTGTTATAGGCTTTGCAACAATATCACTATCTTTAGTATATATAATGATTTTAGCAGAAAATTTCAAAACTCATAATGTAGATATAATTGAAGAGGAGTTAGAAAAATAA